In Hoeflea sp. 108, the genomic stretch CGCCAGGATATGGCCCTTGTCGAGATGGGTGTGGCAGTCGACGAAGGTGGGCAGGGCGACGCGGCCGCCTACGTCGATGATGCCTTCGCTTGTTTCGGTGGAGCTGCTGCGCGCCGCAGTTGTTGCCAATATCCTGCCGTGCTCTACAGTCAGGTCAGCAAGAAAGAACCCTGGGGCGTCCATGGCACCTGTTCTTGTCACTGCACTGTTGAGGCGCACGTTGCGCAATATGTACCGGCCCGTCTTGGCGCCGCCGGCGATCCTTTCGCGCAAGGCGGCCTGGTCGACGACGGGTGCAGTCATTGGCGAAACTCCGGAAGGGCTGTGGTGACGGCTGCACGCTTTGCGCGACGCTGGCTATCCTGGCGAAACGGCGTGGCAGTTAAAGGTTGCCGTTTTCGTTAAGTTCATTTATTGATCACAATATGAGATCACAGATCGCGGCCTGTCAACTTCATGCCCCCGGCCGGTGCGACTGCAAGAGATCAGCGGGAAAGGCTGTTCCTGTCGGATCGCAAAACTCGAATAAAAGAGACGGAGGCTAAAGACAGGATGCGGATCGAAAAGCCGGAAATCGAGCCCAACGGCGAGGGCGCAAAGCCCGCGCGTGGGCATGTGCACGAACACGTGCTGCGCTACATGCGACGTGGATTGATGGTCGGCGCGTTCCTGCCCGGCCAGGTGATGAGCCTGCGCAAGCTGGCCGCTGGTCTCGGCACCAGCCCGATGCCGGTGCGCGAGGTGCTCAGCCGCCTGGTTGCCGCCAATGCACTCGAGGAAACCAAGGGTGGCTCGGTGCGGGTGCCGAGACTCAATCCGGAGAAACTGAGCGATCTCTTCGCCGTGCGCGAAATGCTCGAGGGCATGGCGACCGAACTTGCAGTCAAGAAGGCAGGGCCGGAGCTGATCAGCGAACTTTCGGCGATCAACAAGCAGCTGCTGACGGCAATCGAGAAGCGCGACATCCTGAACTGCCTGTCGTTCAATCAGAAATTCCACTTTACGCTCTATGAGGCGGCCGCCTCGGAAGTGCTGATGCCGCTTATCGAGTCGCTGTGGCTGCAATTCGGCCCGACGATGTACATGTCGTTGTTGATCCCTTCGATGCCCTGGAATGCCTCCGATCACGAGGACATCCTGGCAGCGCTCAAGGAAGGCAACGCGGCGGCGGCCAAGAAGGGCATCGTCCACGACATCCGTACCACCTGCAAGGCGCTGCTCAGCGTCGCCGGTCCACAAGGGTTGGAGCTGCCCTTCGCCCACGGTCCTGAGCTGCAATTCGATTACTGATTTTCTCTGGGAGGAGCTCGCGATGGCGGGAAAGATCGAAGACAAGCTGGCGAGCCTGGGAATCTTGCTGCCGGCAACGACGGCGCCGCTGGCCAATTACGTTCCGGCACGCCGCCACGGCGGCCAGGTCTACATTTCCGGCCAGGTGCCTGCTGAAGGCGGCAAGGACAAGTTCACTGGCAAGCTTGGCTCCGACTACTCGGTCGAGGAAGGCCAGGCCGCGGCGCGCCTGTGCGCCGTCAACATCCTCGCCCAGCTCAAGCAGGCGCTTGACGGCGATCTCGATCGCGTCGTCGGCGTCATCCGCCTTGGCGGCTTCGTCAATGCCGAGCCCGACTTCAGGGATCATCCCAAGGTCATCAACGGTGCCTCCGACCTGATGGTCGAAGTGTTCGGCGACGCCGGGCGCCATGCCCGTGCCGCCGTCGGCTGCTACTCGCTGCCACGCAACGTGCCGGTCGAAATCGACGCGATCTTCGAGGTCAACTGATCATGTTGCCTACCGCTCCCGTGTCGGATGACAGGATTCCGGTCCATGTGCTGACCGGCTTCCTCGGCAGCGGCAAGACAACCTTTCTCAGGCATCTGCTCGGCGAGCCCGATCTCGCCGACACCGCGGTGGTCATCAACGAGTTCGGCGAAGTCGGGCTCGACCACCTGCTCGTCCGCGAAGTCTCCGAAGACGCGGTGCTGTTGTCGTCGGGCTGCCTGTGCTGCGCCGTGCGCGATGACCTTGTCTCGACGCTTGCCGATATGCTCGAGATGGTCCGCCGCGGCGAGGTGGCGCCGTTTCGCCGTGTCGTGGTGGAGACCAGCGGGCTTGCCGATCCCGCACCGATCATGCAGGCCGTCATGAGCGACCTCAAGCTCAGGCGCGGCTATCGTGCCGGCATCATCGTTGCGACCGTCGACGGTGTCGGCGGCGCCGGGTCGATCGTCCAGTTTGCCGAAGCCGTGCAGCAGGTGGCATTGGCCGACTGTGTCGTCGTCACTAAGTCGGACCTTGTCGAGCCTTGGCGGCTCGATGCGCTCCAGCTCGACATCGCCAAGGTCAATCCGTCGGTCAGGCGCCTTGTGTCGAGTAAGGCAAGCAAGCCGCGTTCAGCCGAAGTCTTCGACCACCCCGACGAGTGGCAGCCGCGTCATATCGAACTCGCCGATGTCCCGATGGCAGGCAAGCACAGCGCCGGCGTCGAGACCTTCACCGTCACCGTCGACAAGCCGGTCGATTGGCCTGCCTTCGTCGACTGGCTCGAATTGCTGCTGGCCGGCCGTGGCCAGTCGATCCTCCGGGTCAAGGGGCTGCTCTCGGTCAAGGGCGATCCTCGACCTGTCGTTATCCATGGCGTGCAACACGTCGTGTATCCGCCCGAGTATCTGCCGCGGTGGCCCGAGGGGTCCGAAGGTGGCTGGCTGGTGTTTATCGCCCGCGATCTGAGCCTGCAGGCCATCGAGAACTCGCTGCCCAG encodes the following:
- a CDS encoding GntR family transcriptional regulator, which codes for MRIEKPEIEPNGEGAKPARGHVHEHVLRYMRRGLMVGAFLPGQVMSLRKLAAGLGTSPMPVREVLSRLVAANALEETKGGSVRVPRLNPEKLSDLFAVREMLEGMATELAVKKAGPELISELSAINKQLLTAIEKRDILNCLSFNQKFHFTLYEAAASEVLMPLIESLWLQFGPTMYMSLLIPSMPWNASDHEDILAALKEGNAAAAKKGIVHDIRTTCKALLSVAGPQGLELPFAHGPELQFDY
- a CDS encoding RidA family protein; this encodes MAGKIEDKLASLGILLPATTAPLANYVPARRHGGQVYISGQVPAEGGKDKFTGKLGSDYSVEEGQAAARLCAVNILAQLKQALDGDLDRVVGVIRLGGFVNAEPDFRDHPKVINGASDLMVEVFGDAGRHARAAVGCYSLPRNVPVEIDAIFEVN
- a CDS encoding GTP-binding protein — encoded protein: MLPTAPVSDDRIPVHVLTGFLGSGKTTFLRHLLGEPDLADTAVVINEFGEVGLDHLLVREVSEDAVLLSSGCLCCAVRDDLVSTLADMLEMVRRGEVAPFRRVVVETSGLADPAPIMQAVMSDLKLRRGYRAGIIVATVDGVGGAGSIVQFAEAVQQVALADCVVVTKSDLVEPWRLDALQLDIAKVNPSVRRLVSSKASKPRSAEVFDHPDEWQPRHIELADVPMAGKHSAGVETFTVTVDKPVDWPAFVDWLELLLAGRGQSILRVKGLLSVKGDPRPVVIHGVQHVVYPPEYLPRWPEGSEGGWLVFIARDLSLQAIENSLPSTFAAAH